TTACTTCCTCTTTGTAGTTTATACAACAAAAGAAAACCGGTTACAATTGGATTgttgatttttaaaatgaaataatgtaaaataatttatttcattaactaaaaaaaattaacgattTCACATAAGTGAAATAGAATACTCATTCTATCAATTCCATAACTAAAACAGAtaagatatacaaaaaaaaatatttcataaacaAATTTGGTTATGAATGCATGAAATgaattatattctatttattgttGTATTTTATTCCTAacattctatttttattaattctACCAATTCCTAATTGAACTTGTAATTATTTACGGATAAATCATTTAGAAGATTCTATATACTCAGCAAtagtagattaaaaaaaaagccaaaacaaatagataaaccgatttttttttttgattttcctTAAAAAAAGAGGGTCAACAAAAAGGAATATAACGAGATTATATCAACAGAAACGCACCGAGCTCACAGTTTCCTCTGataacgcaaaaaaaaaaaaaaaaaaagttccaaattCATTAAGAGAGAGAATTTTAAAAAGGTGCAAATTGGaaaaccagagagagagagagaaaacaagTGGCTTGCTAGCTCGCCGAACTTTGTTCAACAATGGCGGTTTCTTAGGGTTTGAGCTTCTATTTGATCGGAGAAAAAAAAGTCTCTCGTCTAGATCGCGAATCTTCCGATGGAAATGCCCGGCGCTAGAAGATCCAATTACACTCTGCTTAGTCAATTCCCCGACGACCAGGTCTCCGTCTCCGTCACCGGAGCTCCTCCGCCTCACTATGACTCCTCCTTGTCGAgcgccagcaacaacaacagCGGCAACAACGGAAAATCCAAATCCGGATTCGATTGGGATCATCATCCTAGCGGCGGCGGTGGTGATCACAGGCCGCCGAATCGGGCTGGGAATATGTACTCTTCGTCGCTTGGTTTGCAGAGGCAATCGAGCGGGAGCAGCTTCGGCGAGAGCTCGCTGTCCGGGGATTACTATGTGCCTACGCTCTCCGCGGCGGGTAACGAGATCGAAATGGTTGGGTTTCCTCAAGACGTCGGGTTAGGTGATTCGAGGATGCAGATGGGGATGGATTCGGCTGGAGGTTCGTCGTCTGGGAAGAGCTGGGCGCAGCAGACGGAGGAGAGTTATCAGCTGCAGCTTGCGTTGGCGTTGAGGCTTTCCTCGGAGGCTACTTGCGCTGATGATCCGAACTTTCTAGATCCTGTACCGGACGAGTCTGCTTTGCGGACTTCGCCGAGTTCTGCTGAAACCGTTTCTCATCGCTTCTgggtaaagaagaaaaaaagaaaaagaaaaaaaaaatagattagtaagagATGGGATATAATGTTTTAGATGCATTGCAGATTATAATTCTTTTGTGTACTGCATCAGGTAAATGGATGCTTATCGTACTATGATAAAGTTCCTGACGGGTTTTATATGATTGATGGTCTGGATCCATATATTTGGACCTTATGCATTGATCTAAATGAAAGTGGCCGCATCCCTTCAATTGAATCGTTGAGAGCTATTGATTCTGGTGTTGACTCTTCGCTGGAAGCCATCTTAGTCGATCGGCGTGTTGATCCAGCCTTCAAGGAACTTCACAATAGAGTCCACGACATCTCTTGTAGCTGCATAACCACAAAAGAGGTTGTGGACCAGCTGGCAAAACTAATCTGCAATCGTATGGGGTTTGTACTCATACAATCCTCGTAATCTTTTTTGAagtaataattttatatctcCCCCTGGCTTCTCACTTTGTTTGGTAATCATTGTTTTCACCTCCTTCAGAGGTTCAGTTATCATGGGGGAAGATGAGTTGGTTCCCATGTGGAAGGAGTGCATTAACGGTCTAAAAGAGTGCTTTAAAGTTGTGGTTCCCATAGGTAGCCTCTCTGTAGGACTCTGCAGACACCGAGCTTTACTCTTCAAAGTGAGATCCCAACTTCGATGCTATTGCCAGGACATTTAAGACGTATCTTATGAAATGATCGTATAAACTATTCTGCTTCTTGGATTTGTTTGTACAGTAATACTTGTGAAGACACTTTTCTTcgaacaaattaaaaaaaaaagtggtttTACTAGCTTGAAAACAGTGTATTTTTAGCCGGTTTTTTATTTATCCCGtaatgttttctttgtttttgtttttaagttgtttaTCCCCGCATTTGGTGCATGCAGGTACTGGCTGACATAATAGATTTACCCTGTCGAATCGCAAAGGGGTGCAAATATTGTAATAGAGACGATGCTGCGTCGTGCCTTGTCAGGTTTGGGCTTGATAGGTACGGGTCCAAGTGATTGTGATGGTGCATTCTCTACCTTTTTGTTTCTGTAGGAACAAGTATGGCACCAATGTTTCTCATTATGTTGATAACATGGAATACATTGTTTTGGTTTCAGGGAGTATCTTGTTGATTTAGTTGGAAAACCAGGCCACTTGTGGGAGCCTGATTCCTTGCTAAATGGTCCCTCGACTATCTCAATTTCATCACCTTTGCGGTTTCCCCGACCCAGGCCAGTTGAACCTGCGGTCGATTTTAGGGAACTAGCCAAGCAGTACTTCACCGACAGTGAATCTCTTAATCTTGTTTTCGATCCTGCATCAGGTAGTCCGATGAAAAGAAcatgaattatattttaactatatgCATGCTTCTTACATCTCATTTTCTATCTTTCCTGAAAGTAGAATCTCCTGTCATtgtatatattcttttattatGTCTTCGTTATCTGAAGGTTAGCAGTCTTAGAATTgttctattgttttttttttgtgtgtgtaatgGTTGTGGATGTGGGTGCGTTGCTTTGGAATTGAAgttctttttgatattttagtttaaattcCTGTTGTACTTGTCTTCTGGACtctgatttcttatattttgtttgaattCTTGTAGATGATATAGGATTCTCAATGTTTCATAGGGGTGGAGAAAATGATGGTTCGGCAGAAAATGGGGGTGGATCTGTGCCTCCCGGTGCTAATATGCCTCCACAGAACATAATGCGTGCCTCAAATCAAGTCCAAGATGCAGTACCTATAAATGCCCCACCAATCAATCAGCCGGTTGTGAACAGAGCAAACAGGGATCTTGGACTCGATGGTGATGATATGGACATCCCATGGTGTGATCTTAATATAAAAGAGAAGATTGGAGCAGGTATTAGTTTTATCCATCAAGCAGTCATTTAGTTTATGAAAAAGATATATGAAATTCTTATGTAAGTGGGTTTGCTTTGGCATTTagtctcaaacaaaataataatatactgcCATTTAGAAGTTTATTTCTTCTCTGAGAGTTCGGAATTGTCTTATCTGTCCGCTTATATTCCTACTGCTTTTTCAGGTTCCTTTGGCACTGTTCATCGTGCTGAGTGGCATGGCTCGGTAAGAACTTTTTATCTGAAGTTTGCATGGCTGATTTCTAAAAGTATGGTGGGTTTTAACTAGTAATACTTGGATCTGTTGGATGATAAAAGGGGCAAATTATTTAATCGGTATGGTCTGACAtaaattatattcttatttcCTAACGAAAAAGTATCCTCAAATTAGTTTTATGTCTTTCTATCATAAATATATCTTCCTGTTTGAATCTTCCATTGCTATCACGAGCGGAATTCTAACTTTGATTATTGGAAAATTGTCCACCACCAATTTCAGGATGTTGCTGTGAAAATTCTCATGGAGCAAGACTTCCATGCTGAGCGTGTCAATGAGTTCTTGAGAGAGGTGCACAACCTAAAACTTTCTCGTTTTTTCTTGGTAACGAACTTGGTGTACTAAACCCTTCATGATATCTTGATTCACCGCTAGGTTGCAATAATGAAACGCCTTCGCCACCCGAATATTGTTCTCTTCATGGGAGCTGTCACTCAACCTCCAAATTTGTCAATAGTGACAGAATATTTGTCAAGGTACTGTTTACATGGATTTCGAAGATTTTGTGTCTGCTGTAGAGTTTTAAGCCTATTCTATTGCTAATGCAATCGTCTCTTTTGAAACAGAGGTAGTTTATTCAGACTTTTGCATAAAAGTGGAGCAAGAGAGCAACTGGATGAGAGACGCCGCTTGAGTATGGCATATGATGTGGTATGTTTGACCTTCTTCCTTTACCACTCCTGAACGGGTTTCAAATTGAGTTGATTACTTTGTGATCTTGGGTTTATTTCTCATCGAGTTTTCTTACCATTTCTGTGTTGCAGGCTAAAGGAATGAATTATCTCCATAATCGCAATCCTCCGATTGTACATAGAGATCTAAAATCTCCAAACTTGCTGGTCGACAAAAAATACACCGTCAAGGTTTGAATCTGAATTACAAAATTGTTTTGTCCAGAGTCTTTAGTTTGTTTCAGTATATATCATTCTTCTTGCGGGACCAGTGTAGAATTTTTATGTTGAATCATTTTAAGGACATTGCGAAAAGACATTAGTCTGCTGTAACCCATGAAAGTTGGCCCCAAGCTATTGTCTGAAAAGGCATCTCTCTTGCAAAACATTATTTCTTTTAAGTCTTCGATTGGTCTTAAAATTTCAGGTTTGTGATTTTGGTCTCTCGCGGTTAAAGGCCAGCACGTTCCTTTCATCAAAGTCGGCAGCTGGAACTGTAAGTTCAGTTAGTTTGAAGCTGAATTCAACTGAACAAGTCAACTCAATTTTGGGTCCTATTAACTATTTGTTCTGTAGAAGAAACAAAACTGATTGGCTTTTGATATTAC
Above is a window of Brassica napus cultivar Da-Ae chromosome A10, Da-Ae, whole genome shotgun sequence DNA encoding:
- the LOC106372651 gene encoding serine/threonine-protein kinase CTR1-like (The RefSeq protein has 2 substitutions compared to this genomic sequence) is translated as MEMPGARRSNYTLLSQFPDDQVSVSVTGAPPPHYDSSLSSASNNNSGNNGKSKSGFDWDHHPSGGGGDHRPPNRAGNMYSSSLGLQRQSSGSSFGESSLSGDYYVPTLSAAGNEIEMVGFPQDVGLGDSRMQMGMDSAGGSSSGKSWAQQTEESYQLQLALALRLSSEATCADDPNFLDPVPDESALRTSPSSAETVSHRFWVNGCLSYYDKVPDGFYMIDGLDPYIWTLCIDLNESGRIPSIESLRAIDSGVDSSLEAILVDRRVDPAFKELHNRVHDISCSCITTEEVVDQLAKLICNRMGGSVIMGEDELVPMWKECINGLKECFKVVVPIGSLSVGLCRHRALLFKVLADIIDLPCRIAKGCKYCNRDDAASCLVRFGLDREYLVDLVGKPGHLWEPDSLLNGPSTISISSPLRFPRPRPVEPAVDFRELAKQYFTDSESLNLVFDPASDDIGFSMFHRGGENDGSAENGGGSVPPGANMPPQNIMRASNQVQDAVPINAPPINQPVVNRANRDLGLDGDDMDIPWCDLNIKEKIGAGSFGTVHRAEWHGSDVAVKILMEQDFHAERVNEFLREVAIMKRLRHPNIVLFMGAVTQPPNLSIVTEYLSRGSLFRLLHKSGAREQLDERRRLSMAYDVAKGMNYLHNRNPPIVHRDLKSPNLLVDKKYTVKVCDFGLSRLKASTFLSSKSAAGTPEWMAPEVLRDEQSNEKSDVYSFGVILWELATLQQPWGNLNPAQVVAAVGFKNKRLEIPRNLNPQVAAIIEGCWTNEPWKRPSFATIMDLLRPLIKSAVPPPNRLDM